One genomic segment of Micromonospora sp. WMMC415 includes these proteins:
- a CDS encoding cellulase family glycosylhydrolase produces the protein MKLNVRNLVLAGVVAVMAAVPVAVGATAAAAATPTATFVKTSDWGSGWEGRYTITNRGGSTLDSWRVEFDLPAGTSVGSYWDALMTRDGQHYSFTNRSWNGTLTPGTSVTFGLLGNGSGSPTGCRLNGQPCDATPPPTTSPPPPPPTTAPPASTPVAANGQLQVCGRQLCNRNGKPIQLRGMSTHGLQWYANCVTPASLDVLAQEWRADVLRISMYVQEGGYETDPRRFTDLVHHYIELATARGLYAIVDWHMLTPGDPNHNLSRARTFFAEIADRHRDKTNVLYEIANEPNGVSWSAVKSYADQVVPVIRQRDPEAVVLVGTPDWSSLGVSGTGGGVDTIAANPVAATNIMYVFHFYAASHGDRYYDTLARAADRLPIFVTEFGSQEASGDGPNNFTMTQRYLDLLASRKISWVSWNYSDDFRSGAVFTGGTCGSGQFSGTGRLKPAGGWVRERMRTPDDF, from the coding sequence GTGAAGCTGAACGTCAGGAATCTCGTCCTGGCGGGCGTCGTCGCGGTCATGGCGGCGGTCCCCGTGGCCGTCGGCGCCACCGCGGCCGCGGCGGCCACGCCGACCGCGACCTTCGTCAAGACCTCCGACTGGGGATCTGGTTGGGAGGGCCGGTACACCATCACCAACCGGGGCGGCAGCACCCTCGACTCCTGGCGCGTCGAGTTCGACCTGCCGGCGGGTACCAGCGTGGGCTCGTACTGGGACGCGTTGATGACCCGGGACGGGCAGCACTACAGCTTCACCAACCGGTCCTGGAACGGCACGCTCACTCCCGGCACTTCGGTGACGTTCGGCCTTCTCGGCAACGGGTCCGGCAGCCCCACCGGTTGCCGGCTCAACGGCCAGCCGTGTGACGCGACCCCACCGCCGACGACGAGCCCACCCCCGCCTCCACCGACCACCGCGCCTCCCGCCAGCACGCCGGTGGCGGCGAACGGACAGCTCCAGGTCTGCGGACGGCAACTGTGCAACCGGAACGGCAAGCCGATCCAACTGCGGGGGATGAGCACGCACGGCCTCCAGTGGTACGCCAACTGCGTCACTCCCGCCTCCCTCGACGTCCTCGCGCAGGAGTGGCGGGCGGACGTCCTGCGGATCTCGATGTACGTCCAGGAGGGCGGCTACGAGACCGATCCGCGCCGCTTCACCGACCTGGTCCATCACTACATCGAGCTGGCCACCGCCCGCGGCCTCTACGCGATCGTCGACTGGCACATGCTCACCCCCGGGGATCCGAACCACAACCTGTCCCGGGCCCGTACCTTCTTCGCCGAGATCGCCGACCGCCACCGCGACAAGACGAACGTCCTCTACGAGATCGCCAACGAGCCGAACGGCGTCAGCTGGAGCGCCGTCAAGAGCTACGCCGACCAGGTCGTCCCCGTCATCCGCCAGCGGGATCCGGAGGCCGTGGTGCTCGTCGGAACCCCCGACTGGTCGTCGCTCGGTGTCTCCGGGACCGGTGGTGGCGTCGACACCATTGCCGCCAACCCGGTGGCCGCGACCAACATCATGTACGTCTTCCACTTCTACGCCGCCTCGCACGGCGACCGGTACTACGACACGTTGGCGCGCGCGGCGGACCGGCTCCCGATCTTCGTGACCGAGTTCGGCAGCCAGGAGGCCTCCGGCGACGGTCCGAACAACTTCACGATGACCCAGCGCTACCTCGACCTGCTGGCGAGCAGGAAGATCAGTTGGGTGAGCTGGAACTACTCCGACGACTTCCGCTCCGGCGCGGTCTTCACCGGCGGCACGTGCGGCAGCGGGCAGTTCAGCGGTACGGGCCGGCTCAAGCCGGCCGGCGGTTGGGTGCGCGAGCGGATGCGCACGCCGGACGACTTCTGA
- a CDS encoding OsmC family protein: MSEDTFRSVEIERTSVGQYVARNVRGGSLPMGAGEDASFTPVELLLAAIGGCTAIDVDHITSRRAEPTRFTVKVSGDKVRDETGGNRMRNLTVEFTVEFPMDEDGDKARAALPRSLQQSHDRLCTVSRTVELGTPVSTVDASGRAGN; this comes from the coding sequence ATGAGTGAGGACACCTTCCGCTCCGTCGAGATCGAGCGCACCAGCGTCGGGCAGTACGTCGCGCGGAACGTCCGCGGCGGATCGCTGCCGATGGGCGCGGGTGAGGACGCCAGCTTCACACCGGTGGAGCTGCTTCTGGCGGCCATCGGCGGTTGCACCGCGATCGACGTGGACCACATCACCAGCCGCCGCGCCGAGCCGACCCGGTTCACCGTCAAGGTCAGCGGCGACAAGGTCCGGGACGAGACCGGAGGGAACCGGATGCGGAACCTCACGGTCGAGTTCACCGTGGAATTCCCGATGGACGAAGACGGCGACAAGGCGCGTGCGGCGCTGCCCCGGTCGCTGCAGCAGTCGCACGACCGGCTCTGCACCGTCTCCCGTACCGTCGAACTCGGCACCCCCGTGTCGACCGTCGACGCTTCCGGCCGAGCCGGGAACTGA
- a CDS encoding NADP-dependent oxidoreductase, protein MKRINRQLLLAARPVGLPRPTDWKLTEVPVGEPGEGEFLVQVRYLSLDPAMRGWMNAARSYIRPVEIGEVMRAGAVGRVVSSRHPGFAVGDHVSGAFGVQEYCVSDGRDVTIVDPALAPLPVYLGTLGMTGITAYFGLLDVGRPQPGQTVVVSAAAGAVGSVVGQIAKLLGCRVIGIAGGEQKCRLVVDEFGFDAAIDYRSEDVQKALRQHAPDGVDVFFDNVGGDILDAVLTRLARGARIVICGAISQYNNTEPVKGPSNYLSLLVNRASMTGMVVFDYADRYSEAVAKLAEWLAAGQLRSMEDVVPGGVTAFPETLLRLFRGENLGKLVLQVAEE, encoded by the coding sequence ATGAAGCGCATCAACCGTCAACTGCTCCTGGCTGCGCGTCCCGTCGGGCTGCCCCGGCCGACCGACTGGAAGCTGACCGAGGTGCCGGTCGGGGAGCCGGGCGAGGGTGAGTTCCTCGTGCAGGTGCGGTACCTCTCGCTCGATCCGGCGATGCGGGGCTGGATGAACGCGGCCAGGTCGTACATCCGGCCGGTCGAGATCGGCGAGGTGATGCGCGCCGGCGCGGTGGGCCGGGTCGTCTCCTCGCGGCACCCCGGCTTCGCGGTCGGCGACCACGTGTCCGGCGCCTTCGGCGTCCAGGAGTACTGCGTGTCGGACGGGCGCGACGTCACCATCGTGGACCCCGCGCTCGCACCGCTTCCGGTCTATCTCGGCACCCTCGGCATGACCGGTATCACGGCCTACTTCGGCCTGCTCGACGTCGGCCGCCCGCAGCCCGGGCAAACCGTCGTGGTCTCCGCGGCGGCCGGCGCGGTCGGCAGTGTGGTCGGCCAGATCGCCAAGCTCCTGGGCTGCCGGGTCATCGGCATCGCCGGCGGCGAGCAGAAGTGCCGACTGGTGGTCGACGAGTTCGGGTTCGACGCGGCGATCGACTACCGGTCCGAGGATGTGCAGAAAGCGCTACGCCAGCACGCCCCGGACGGGGTGGACGTGTTCTTCGACAACGTCGGCGGCGACATCCTCGACGCGGTGCTGACCCGGCTGGCCCGAGGTGCCCGCATCGTCATCTGCGGCGCCATCTCCCAGTACAACAACACCGAGCCGGTCAAGGGGCCGAGCAACTACCTGTCGCTGCTCGTGAACCGCGCCTCCATGACGGGAATGGTCGTCTTCGACTACGCCGACCGGTACTCCGAGGCCGTCGCGAAGCTGGCCGAGTGGTTGGCGGCCGGCCAACTGCGCTCGATGGAGGACGTTGTTCCCGGTGGGGTGACCGCGTTTCCCGAGACGTTGCTCCGGCTGTTCCGCGGTGAGAACCTCGGCAAGCTGGTGCTCCAGGTCGCGGAGGAGTAG
- a CDS encoding ribonucleoside-diphosphate reductase subunit alpha: protein MTVVQERLASGAGAPEPRRQVMQVRKRNGDAEPVDVNKIVKAVERWVADLDEVDPMRVATKTISGLYDGATTAELDKLSIQTAAELIGEEPQYSKLAARLLAAYVDKEVRGQGVASFSQSIRYAHGLGLIGDDTAAFVARNARKLDDAVDPVGDLRFEYFGLRTVADRYLLRHPESRLVVETPQYWLLRVACGLSGTPGEAIRFYRLMSSLAYLPSSPTLFNSGTRHTQMSSCFLVDSPRDELDSIYERYHQVAKLSKFSGGIGIAWSRVRGRGALIRGTNGRSNGIVPFLKTLDAGVAAVNQGGRRKGAACVYLEPWHPDIEEFLELRDNTGEESRRTHNLNLANWIPDEFMRRVEADGDWSLIDPSDAPELPDLYGEEFDAAYRIAEKKAVRTVKARDLYGRMMRTLAQTGNGWMTFKDPSNRLSNQTGVPGNTIHLSNLCTEILEVNSDTETAVCNLGSVNLGAHVTGDGVDWEKLRSTVRTAVVFLDRVIDINYYPADQAAASNPRWRPVGLGLMGLQDALFTLRLPFDSAEAKELSTRVQEEIFLTALETSAGLAERFGPHPAYAETRAARGELHPDLWGVEPAQTERWAALRSAIAAHGLRNSLLVAIAPTATIASIAGCYECIEPQVSNLFKRETMSGEFLQVNTYLVRELKARGRWTPEIRDQIKRAEGSVQGITDLPTDVRKLFRTAWELPQRALIDLAAARAPYVDQSQSLNLFMGAPTIGKLSSMYLYAWKSGLKTTYYLRSRPATRIQQATVAVAPTAVAPPVVAADAEALACSLENPESCEACQ, encoded by the coding sequence ATGACGGTCGTACAGGAGAGGCTCGCGTCCGGCGCGGGCGCACCGGAGCCGCGCCGGCAGGTGATGCAGGTCCGCAAACGCAACGGCGACGCCGAGCCGGTGGACGTCAACAAGATCGTCAAGGCGGTCGAGCGGTGGGTGGCCGACCTGGACGAGGTGGACCCGATGCGGGTCGCCACGAAGACGATCAGTGGTCTCTACGACGGGGCGACGACCGCGGAGCTGGACAAGTTGTCGATCCAGACGGCGGCGGAACTGATCGGCGAGGAGCCGCAGTACTCGAAACTGGCGGCGCGGTTGCTGGCCGCGTACGTGGACAAGGAGGTCCGCGGGCAGGGTGTGGCGAGCTTCAGCCAGTCCATCCGGTACGCCCACGGGCTGGGCCTGATCGGTGACGACACCGCCGCGTTCGTGGCCCGCAACGCCCGCAAGCTCGACGACGCCGTGGACCCTGTCGGTGACCTGCGGTTCGAGTATTTCGGGCTGCGCACCGTCGCCGACCGCTACCTGTTGCGCCACCCCGAGTCGCGGCTGGTGGTGGAGACGCCGCAGTACTGGCTGCTACGGGTGGCCTGCGGGCTGTCCGGGACGCCGGGCGAGGCGATCCGCTTCTACCGGCTGATGTCGTCGCTGGCGTACCTGCCGAGTTCACCCACGTTGTTCAACTCGGGCACCCGGCACACGCAGATGTCGTCCTGCTTCCTGGTCGACTCGCCACGGGACGAGCTGGACTCGATCTACGAGCGGTACCACCAGGTGGCGAAGCTGTCGAAGTTCTCCGGCGGCATCGGCATCGCCTGGTCGCGGGTACGCGGCCGGGGCGCGCTGATCCGCGGCACGAACGGCAGGTCGAACGGCATCGTGCCGTTCCTCAAGACCCTCGACGCCGGCGTCGCGGCGGTCAACCAGGGCGGCCGTCGCAAGGGGGCGGCCTGCGTCTACCTGGAGCCGTGGCACCCGGACATCGAGGAGTTCCTGGAGCTGCGGGACAACACCGGGGAGGAGTCCCGGCGTACGCACAACCTGAACCTCGCCAACTGGATCCCGGACGAGTTTATGCGCCGGGTGGAGGCGGACGGCGACTGGTCGCTGATCGACCCCTCCGACGCGCCGGAGCTGCCCGACCTGTATGGCGAGGAGTTCGACGCCGCCTACCGGATCGCCGAGAAGAAGGCGGTCCGGACGGTCAAGGCCCGAGACCTGTACGGGCGGATGATGCGGACGCTGGCGCAGACCGGCAACGGGTGGATGACGTTCAAGGACCCGTCGAACCGGCTGTCCAACCAGACCGGCGTACCGGGCAACACCATCCACCTGTCCAACCTGTGCACCGAGATCCTCGAGGTGAACAGCGACACCGAGACCGCGGTGTGCAACCTCGGCTCGGTCAACCTCGGCGCGCACGTCACCGGGGACGGGGTCGACTGGGAGAAGCTGCGCTCGACCGTACGCACCGCGGTGGTCTTCCTCGACCGGGTGATCGACATCAACTACTACCCGGCCGACCAGGCCGCGGCATCGAACCCGCGCTGGCGGCCAGTCGGGCTCGGCCTGATGGGCCTGCAGGACGCGTTGTTCACCCTGCGCCTGCCGTTCGACTCGGCCGAGGCGAAGGAGCTGTCCACCCGGGTGCAGGAGGAGATCTTCCTGACCGCCCTGGAGACGTCGGCCGGCCTGGCGGAGCGGTTCGGCCCGCATCCCGCGTACGCCGAGACCCGCGCCGCCCGCGGTGAGCTGCACCCTGACCTGTGGGGTGTCGAACCCGCCCAGACCGAGCGGTGGGCGGCGCTGCGTTCGGCGATCGCCGCGCACGGCCTGCGCAACTCGCTGCTGGTCGCGATCGCGCCGACCGCCACGATCGCCTCGATCGCCGGCTGCTACGAGTGCATCGAGCCGCAGGTGTCCAACCTGTTCAAACGCGAGACCATGTCCGGTGAGTTCCTCCAGGTCAACACGTACCTGGTCCGCGAGCTGAAGGCGCGGGGACGGTGGACGCCGGAGATCCGCGACCAGATCAAGCGCGCCGAGGGATCGGTGCAGGGGATCACCGATCTGCCCACCGACGTGCGGAAACTGTTCCGCACCGCCTGGGAACTCCCCCAGCGGGCACTCATCGACCTCGCCGCCGCCCGCGCACCGTACGTCGACCAGTCGCAGTCGCTGAACCTGTTCATGGGGGCGCCGACCATCGGCAAGCTGTCGTCGATGTACCTGTACGCCTGGAAGTCCGGGCTGAAGACCACCTACTACCTGCGTTCGCGTCCCGCGACGCGGATCCAGCAGGCCACCGTCGCCGTCGCGCCCACGGCGGTCGCGCCTCCGGTCGTCGCCGCCGACGCCGAGGCGCTGGCCTGCTCCCTGGAGAACCCCGAGAGCTGCGAGGCCTGCCAGTGA